Part of the Benincasa hispida cultivar B227 chromosome 12, ASM972705v1, whole genome shotgun sequence genome is shown below.
ATTGGACATCATCAAGACCTCTGCTGAATCAACCCATTAGTAACATTTGCTGTACTAGATTCCCTTGCATGCTTGCTACCTGATGCTTCCTTACTCTTAATCAAAGGGCAATTTTTCTTAAAGTATCCTTCTTTATGACACAAAAACACTTTCTGACTTTTCCTTCTGACTTTGACCTGGATCTCGTCTCTTTTCCTTTCCCATTCTTTTTCTTACTTCTGCCTCTGGCCATGAGTAACTCTCCATCTTTGCATTCTTTTTTAATCTCGAGGTTTCTAGTTCTCAaggcatccaacactatatTCATAGATAACAAAACCCGTCCATATTTAATAGATGTCTTAACCTGTCGATACGATTTGGGcaatgaatttaaaagaataacAACTTGATTTTCATCCGACATATTCTCAcagatgttattgagatcaacaataatcttttgaaattcatcCAGTTCTCTTCTAAGCATTTACTCgagtccatcttatatccaaaattttttttattttagatataatttaggaacagttgcaaatatagacattagacataaagtattagtagatataacataatgtaaaaaaaaaaaaataaataaatatgaccaaatttaaataatctatcagtgatagaccatatcattaGTAAGAGtccatcaatgatagaagtctatcgctgatagacttaactatatttgtaatttttttaaaatggtgttatacacttggttattattcctaaaaaatactaccaattgtaattaccctataatttatttggcaagggACTTAGTCAAATAAATACTTTCTAACTTTTCTATAACTTCACTGTAGTAGTAGCCTCATCTACTAGCCTAAGCACTCCATTTGAAAGATACAGAATTATTATCAAATAGGCCATCCTCATCCATATCTTCTGTAATTGTTACCAAAAGGTCTTTTTCATTTAAGATTTAAGCCACTTTTTGTTGTACCAAAAGAGCaaaatcccacattggttaggAGTGCGAACAAAATCCCGCATTGGCTAGGGAAGGAAGTGATCATTCGTACAACTATCTGCATTTGTATGAGGCCTTTTGAGgtgaaactaaaagaaaagtcATGAGGTtttatgcccaaagtggacaatattaTACCATTGTAGAGATAGTTTGATGGTCGTTATCCCCGTCAAGTGGTATCAAAGCCTTGATCTAAACCTAGCTATGTGGGTGAAATCTTCAGATAATGAACAAAGAAATTTAGTGAGCCCTATTCGTGCTCCTCGGGATGAAGAGCAAGTGACCTAAGATGAACGGGAAGTGCCTTGGAATTTAGAGCAAGCTCTCATGGTTGGGAGTGAAACGGACTTGTTCAGTCATGAGAGTTTATGTTCCAAATGGACTATATCATACTATTGTGGAGATAATTTGAGGGTTGTTATCTCGTTATCAACATCTCTTTCTTCAATATTGAGACCactgaaaatgaaaatataaaatgaatCACGTGTAATATCGtttttttgttgatattttGTTTGTCGTAAAGCAGCCCATTATTGTCCAAGATTCGATGACAATCAATAATCATTCACCATACTCATTATTATAATGATTGAGCTTTATCTTTTTGTATATTTCAATAAATCTTTAGCCAACTTTTGAAACTCAGCAATCTGACAAAAGAGATAAGGTGCTTTAATTCTCTTGGACTTTTATAATAAATACATCAAGGTTGATGATGGTCCTAAAAATTAAATGGTGAATTGTGGCATGTGTTCAACCTCTTTTGGCCTCACTCTTTCTTATAGTCAAGCATATCTATTTCGATAGTTCTAGATGAGTTACTCTATTATTGACCAATACAATTATATATCTTCACTTGCGTGAGCTAGATGGAATTAGACGTTATTGTCTTTCATCTATTATTGTAACGATTAAAAAATCGACAATGAAAGATAAAACGAAAAATGTAACTAAAAAACAAGATAGAGATTTATGTTGTTTACTAAGAGTATGTTAGTTTTATCCATAAATAGAGGGAGGAGAGCAATCTATTATTAGAGAGGAAATATCAGATTACAAGTTCAGAACCACCTGTagagttagagagtttatatcaGCACTTTTTTAAACCTAAGACTAAAATCATAAACAATATAAATACGAATACAAATTCCATTTATATAAACCTCATGCTTGGTCATTCAAAGAGCTAGACAACAAGTTCAAGGCATTCCAATAATAACTTAAGAACATGTTAATCTTTTGAGACTTACTAGCCATATAACAATGCCATTTGAGattaatagttttattttaagTAGTACATATATTGGAAAAGAATTTGATATGATTTTAGTTGATAAATAGTATTTTAGATTGTTTGATCTAGATAGTTGTAAACTATTTGTcgataaaaaacaaaatataaatttatgaaaatttaaagggTAAGAACGTGATTATCGATTCAAACATATTTTCCCGGTTAGATAGtgacatatattttatatttatggaATAAATCATACTCATACATAGAAGGATACAACCACTTTACCATCTAACCTCTTCAACTTGAATAGTTACTGTTGTAATGGAGAAAATGATACGTGTGATTATTTGTTTAAACATACCTCTATCATTAGATCGTGATGTTTCATATCTACGCTCTAGCTCATACTCATACATGAAATAATATACCACTTCATTATCATTTAACCACCTTGAACCTAATAGATGTACTAGAGGATAAAGATCATGACTATAAGTTAAAACATACATCTCCATTATTCGATCATGATGATTCATATCTATGGTTTAGATCATACCTATATATGAAAGAATTCAAAACTTTGCATGTAACCACTTTGATTTTGAATAGTTAAAGcgaataataaaatataaattattactagatgaaagaaaaaaatggggaTGCAAATATTCTCCCCTCATAGCCCGAACCATAATTTATTTATGGTATCAATATTGAAAATTCTCCTCTTTCACTTTCCATCACACCTTCCTAACTTATGACATGTttaagagtgattttgaaaattttaaaatcattttaaaatatgtcgttatttaaaataaatttaatatttgatttatatttttaatgtaatttttgtataacaaaaaattattttaaatgattaaaaagtATGTTTgttgagtgattttaaaaaatagaaccTTGATTCATGGAGATGATTTGTTGACATAGTTGGTGACTCAAGTCTTATATCCGGCAGAAgttcaaattagaaatttggaTTTGAGCATATTATTTGATTAAGTGATGTGTGGTTGAGCTTTTGATAAATGACAGGATTTAATTCTTCGTTTCGGAAAAATAGCAAACTATTtttgtaattgaaaaaaaaaattggcaaaAAATAGAAACAGAAAAACATAAACAACAAAGAAACCACAAAGAAATTTACATAGAATTCAATAACAATGTGTTAGCTTAGCTATGTCTAGAGTAatttattattagagaaaaaatatcaaatttcaaGCTTAGAAGCACAAATAGagctaaagagtttatatagcgtATTTCTCTAAGCTTTAAGgttcaaattataaaattgtttatttcatatttacaatttgacattAGGATTTAGAGGAGTGTTTTATATAGACTCTCTAACCTTAGAGGTATATTTGATCTGTAAATCTGAATTATTTCCTCTAATAATAAACTACTCTCTATTTGTTCAtagacgtagctaacacactgttaatAAACCACATAAATCTATATGTCGATTTAAATTGTTTGTATTTTTCTACTTATCTTTATTTGTTGATTTCATAACACAATTAATAATGCTATTGGTTGATTTATATAGCACACTATCATCCCAGTGAATTTGGTAATAAGTATTGATTCTAATGAGATGTAATatgagtttttattttatttttattattttaatagtaTAATGGAGGtggtaaaattttgaattatggaTTTCTCGATCACTAACATGTTCCAATGCtagttgagctatgctcattttgaaaattttaaggagATTTACACTTATTAGACTTTTTCAAATATGAATACTAACTTCATTTGTGGGATGACTTTATAGTGACTTGAACTCATgaccttcttttttttatatcatGTCAAATCATTAATTGACCTAAAAATATAAGTGATGaattatgataaatttatttataccAAACACTTTAATATGAGAGGGAGAGCGTTTCTGTTATTAACTTCTTCGACTTAATTCTTTTAGTACGATAAATGCGGGACGAAAGATTGAACCTcaacctaaaaaaaaatatatccatTATGCTTCAACTTTTTGAAAGGAGAATTTTAATAGCCACTATTCCGcattaatatttatttccttccaATTTCTCCTTTGCTAAATTTGTTTTCGAAAATTCTGCCTCTTACTACTTCTCTTTCTAACTCTCAGATATATTTAAACTCTCtgatttttttgtcttttactttcataaaaacaaaaaataaaaatcagttACCAAACCAAGCATGTACTTGGATCTCTCAGAAAACCTCatttatgttttatatgtttttgaaaattttgtattttaccAAAAAAAGAGCCTTCATCTTTTAAAACCTCATTTGCAGTCAAAATTTAGGGTCTATTTGATAGGTAATTTACACCGTTTAGAATTTACACGATTTATatcataaattttgaaacagttttcaaaaatagaattgGGTGTCAAACTCATATTTACTTAACTCATTGAacctgaaaacataaaacataatgTAAATGGTTAACCAAATAAACCcttattttcttttggttttttaCAATTTTAGATCCCAAAAAGGGTCTAAACATACAATACTTTAACTCATAAAATTGCATGAATTGAAGTACACTTCCCAAAACACCGAACAAGCCCAAAGTAAATGAAATGAGTACATGGCATGGACCAGATTTTATTGGCTTCAAAACATAGATCATGAACACACACACATTATAAAGCAAAAACAACACAAAAGGAAATTAAAATAGCTGCATTATTTAGTACATGGATGGATTTCTATGATTCAATACTTCTCGTCTTGAATTAGAGATCTTCTTGTTCAGTGGAAAAGGTATAGTTATAGCAATTGCTTCCAATGTAAACCCCATCATCAAAGTGTTGAATTACAACTTGGCCATTGGTTAGAACATCTCTTTGAGTGTATGAATATGGAATATCACAAAATCCTTTAGTGGCCAATACTTTGGCTGTAACTCGAGTATAAGGTGGTACTGTCACTTGGTGCTCCACCTCCCTTCTAGACTTAGTTTCTTTAGTTTCTCCCCATGTTACTTCCTCTTTGAACTCCGCTGATATTTCTACTTCTTGGCTTGATATCTCTGGACTCCCTGATTCAATCGACATTTTCATCCCTAACTTCATCCCTACCGAGTTTGTCCATGTCGACGACTTTGTATCCTCATACCGAAGCTTCACCTTTTGCAACTCCGGTTCGCTGTTTCTGTTCACCACCTGTTAACAATTTAAGTAAACGATTAATTAATGTATATGTTtgaatatagatttttttaaggtcgtatttgataactattttgtttttttgtttttttttttttagaatttcttTATTATAGTTTTCATATCTCGAAACCTAACCCTTGAATTAGGAGTTAAATTGgcaatttagatttttttaaatatattttttatattcacCCATCTATTCAACAAATATGTATTTGACAGATAATATTAGAAACGTTTCTAGAaattgtttttggattttgctATCCTAACAATAAAAGTCCTcaaatataactttttatttttttagtgtatctagattttgaattttagactataaaatacaaaattatattaaCGAAAATGttaagaaatacaatataatattataaatttaattatttttaaaaaaaataaaaatatgcatTATGTAATgtgttataaattatatattattacaaCATGATATTTACACAGTTTTATTTTACATAAGACGtggagaaattatttcaaatagtaaaattattgaaaatatttaccaaaattttagaactatcaatgataaatgatGATAGACACTGATTGATTTCTATCAGCAATAATAGTAATATATCATCATCTATAATTGattgttctaaaattttactatattttataaatatttttatttattttttttatatttgaaaataactctaaaatatgtttataaattaatggATAATAGTTTAGGTTGATCAGCCtaatatttaatgaataaatacaactaattttataattttcaaatatatttaaaacaattatttaaatgattataatcatatttatgAATTTGCTAATGAATAGATATCtgaaatataatttgatttgaaattatactttttagtttttgaaatttgacttaatttttaaaaacactaGTAAAGCAtagaaaacaaaacataatttaaaaaaaaacaaaagcagAACTGAGGTTATTGGATTAACCTCTTTAGATATCATAGTCATGGGCGTCTCGTCGTAGAATCGGGCGTCAAGAACTCGAAAATTGACATCATAAATGGTTCTTGAAATGACGAGTTCTTCAATCTGGAGCTTAGCCTCAGCACTGATGCTATTGTCAGCAGCATTCAAACAATTATCTTTCCCCTCCGTACTCAGCCTCTTGCAGAACTTATCATTTCCTCTGTTTCGAAGCGCAACGCCATGGCCATCCCCAAGGCGAACAGGCCAAAACAGAGTATTTGGATCATCAAAATCACTCTCACTAGCTTTCACATGAATCCAATTCGGATCACGAATCCAAAATTTTCCCAGATAATCATTTTTAATCCTTACATGCCCATCTGAAGTGGTGAAGATTTGGTTTCCCACTCTTGGATCTCCTACATCGGATCctgaaaattctaagtatttaGTCCCTGAAGAATGGACTTTGAGATAATTCCCATTGTCGCCCTTGAATGCTACATGTTTTGGAAGTACGAATAAGGTTGACCAATCCACCACTGTAAACAGATCTGACTCGTCGTATTCGAATCCTGAGCTTCCGGCGAACAGCGCGTCTTGGAACTGCCTTGCCATGTGTTGTCTTGGCTGAACATATCGGTCGAGTTGCACGTGTTTGAATCGGAAGACCTTTCGATCGTAGTCGTAGGTCGGTTCGAACAAAGTCGACGTGAATTTTGTTCGGTCTTCGTCGGGTTCGTTTGCCGTTGCCACAATGTACTTGGATTTTGCCGACCACCGAACCCAATATTTGTTGTTGTAACAACACCTTACAGGAAATTTATTTTAGAGATTAGAACAAAACTAGTTatgattgattaaaaaaaaaaagaaatacgtTCGAACCTACGCCTATCTTTTGTACATCTTACCAAATTATCATATCATAGTTTATCACGtgataagttttttttatattttttcaaaattttttttgtatgtgATGAGAGTGGGATGCATAAAGATAAGAATGCACTAAAATAttgctataaaataaaattcaaatttcaataagAAATTTAGGTTTTTTAGTTTAACGAGGTGAGAGTTTAAGCCTCTAACCTCTCGCTGTTAGTCATTAAACGTTcatatgtcaattgagttatattTATCTATACTTACTTTAAGGAAACCAGTCATCGGTATTTCTTTATTAGTATTTTCTTTTGCTATTATTTGCTTCTAATAAATGGTAATTGTATAATATAACAAAAAcctaattaattcaaataacaCAATCGTATATACGTCTAGATCTCGTTCTTGTCCCAAAAATTTAAAGTTGTGTTATTTTGGTTCATACacttctaaaatatttatatttcagCGTTGTATCGAAATGAGCGTAATAGCTCAATTGATAATAAGTATGTATGataactttaaaattaaaggcTCGATTCCTTCCCTtacttattataaaaataaaaatgattaaattttttttaaagagttgaaggagtaaataaatatttgaaaaatagaagtttagaaaatatttagagAAGAATAACATAACACACCTGATATGAACAAGACCCTTGTTAGATTTCTCTTTAGCCTTTTCAACCTCAAACTTTGCGAATGGACTCACCACATGAGTTCCATTGAACTTGAGAAACCCATGCATGATCTTATCGTCGTTAACGTAACGAAGATATCGCCCATTTTGCCTCAATTTGAGAGTGAAGTATTTAGGCAATGTGTTTAGTTGGCTTTCTTCCTCCATAATTTAACAAtgttgttcttttttctttttggtgctGATTCCTTGGCTTTGTTGAGGAAGATTGCTTTGCTTTTATAACTGAGATGTGGAGAGACGTTTGAGGTATTCTTTTGTGCTAAGATATTTTTGGAGCTCTATGAATTATTGAGGAGAGAATGGACAAAGGAGAACGACTGGCAAGATGAGTGGGCAATAATAATACTTTTGTCCCttttcaattattcaaaaattatttaatgTCGTTACTGAGAAGGTTCTATTATAGATGCCATCGATCGGAATTTGTGGAGTAAATTTGTATAGAATTCATAATTTGTATGCAACATCCCATATGACACGTCGATATTTCCACAATTTTATAGGTTTGGTAATAATATAAGAGATGAATTAACATTTCTATTATGCAGTAAGAAAATTCacgaaacataaaaaataagtaacaaaatatcactaatgtACGTATAGTATAAATGATAAATATGTTAACTTAtttaaagaatataaaagataattttctaattctttacttttttgaatttttgttttagtaatgttttaaaaaatatccattgatatcaatattttaCCGATTCCATTGAcatttccataaaattaagatttcaaaatttctattgattttgatattttgaactTTGGGTATAAGTGCTATATTTCATTATTTGATGGAAAATTGTTTTAACGGGATAaatactgaaaatattttcaaatatagcaaaatgtaataat
Proteins encoded:
- the LOC120068303 gene encoding uncharacterized protein LOC120068303, whose protein sequence is MEEESQLNTLPKYFTLKLRQNGRYLRYVNDDKIMHGFLKFNGTHVVSPFAKFEVEKAKEKSNKGLVHIRCCYNNKYWVRWSAKSKYIVATANEPDEDRTKFTSTLFEPTYDYDRKVFRFKHVQLDRYVQPRQHMARQFQDALFAGSSGFEYDESDLFTVVDWSTLFVLPKHVAFKGDNGNYLKVHSSGTKYLEFSGSDVGDPRVGNQIFTTSDGHVRIKNDYLGKFWIRDPNWIHVKASESDFDDPNTLFWPVRLGDGHGVALRNRGNDKFCKRLSTEGKDNCLNAADNSISAEAKLQIEELVISRTIYDVNFRVLDARFYDETPMTMISKEVVNRNSEPELQKVKLRYEDTKSSTWTNSVGMKLGMKMSIESGSPEISSQEVEISAEFKEEVTWGETKETKSRREVEHQVTVPPYTRVTAKVLATKGFCDIPYSYTQRDVLTNGQVVIQHFDDGVYIGSNCYNYTFSTEQEDL